DNA from Sphingomonas sp. SUN039:
CGGGCGGCGCGGCGATGTGGTGATCTGGTCGGGCGACCCGCTCGAAGTGTCGAGCGCGCCCGAGCGGCTGTGGATCGACGGGGTCGAACAATCGCTCGCCACCCGCCAGACGCGGCTGCGCGACCGCTATCTGAAACCGCAGGAAGGCGCATTGCCCAAAGCCTACGACCGCTGACCGGGGGGATCATCATGCCGCAACTCATCACCGCACTCGCGCTGTTCGTGGGCACGCATTTCGCGATGTCGCATCCGTTGCGCGCGCCGCTGGTTGTACGGCTGGGGACGGCGGGCTTTCAGCTGCTCTATACCTTTGTGTCGTTCGCGACGCTCGGAGCAGCGGTGGTGGCGTTCCGCAGCGTCCCCGTCGGCGAGCCGTTGTGGGCGGTCGGCGATGGATTATGGGCTGTCTCGACGGTCGTGATGCTGGCCGCGAGTATCCTTCTGCTCGGCTCGTTCGTCCGCAATCCGGCGCTGCCTGCACCGGGTGCCAAGGAGCTTGCGGCGCAACCCGCACGCGGCGTGTTCGCAATCACGCGGCACCCGATGATGTGGAGCTTTGCGCTGTGGTCGCTGTCGCATGTCCTGATTGCCCCGCGCCCGCCCGTGATCGTGCTGTGCGCGTTCGTCGCGTTCCTGGCCCTTGTCGGGGCGGCGGGGCAGGACCACAAAAAGGCGGCGCTGATGGGCGATGCCTGGCGGGACTGGGAATCGCGCACCAGCTATTGGCCGTTCGGCGGGCAGATCTCGGGCCGCATTCCTTGGGGTGCGGCAACGCCGGGGATGCACGCGCTCGGCGGCGGACTGGTCGTGTGGCTGCTCGCGACTTGGGCGCACCCGCTGGCCGGGGCAGACATGTCAGCCGGGATTTGGCGCTGGTTCTGATTCGCCCACACGCCTCGCCACGGCGGCGGTAACAGCGACATCCATCGTCACATTGCCGACGGTCCGGAAAATATCGGGTATCGTTTCGACTGCCACGAGCAGCGCCAGCGGCTCGATCGGGACGCCCAGCGCCAGCGCGACCGGGGCGATGTTGAGGAAGAAGGTCAGCGTCCCCGGCAGGCTGACCGACCCCATGGTCGTTATCGCGGAGACCGCGACCCCTGCCGCCAGCGCCGCCGGCGGGACCGGTATCCCGTACCAATGCGCGACATAAAGCGCGACCGCCAGGTTCATCGACGGGCTCGTCGCGCGGAAAATCGCGACCGCGAGCGGCAGCACGACATCGGCGACGCCGTCGCGCACGCCGAGTTCCTTGCTCGCCGCGAGCATCGCCGGCAGCGAAGCCAGCGACGACTGGGTACTGATCGCAACCGCCTGCGGCCCTGATGCTGCCTTGGCGAACCGCGCCAGCGACAGCCGCGCGCCGAGGACGGCGACGAAATAGGCGGACACCAGCACCGCGAAACCCATCGCCGAGACCGTCAACATATAGTGCAAAAAGGCCCCGACCGCCGCCGCACCGGTTCGGGCCCCGACGATGAAGGCGAGCAGGAACACGCCTGCCGGTGCGACTGCCAGCACCCAACCGATGATGACCAGCATCGCATCTGACACCGCCGACATGAATCCCACGATCCGCTCGCGTGATTCGGGCGGCAGGCGCAGCGTGGCAAAGGCGAAGAAGGCGGCGAAGACGACGAGCGGCAGAATGGCGTCGTTTGCCGCCGCCGCGATCGGGTTCGACGGGATCAGCGACTGGACGAACTCGCCGATGCCCACGACCGGTCCCGGCGGCGGCGTGCCGGTCAGCGCTGATTTCAGCGATTCTCCTGCGCCCGCCGACAACGGCCATAAGTCGAGGAAGGCCGGAACGGCCAGTGCTGCAGCAATCGTCGTGATCCAAAGGATCGCGACGAACCAGATCATCGCCCGGGCTGTCAGCCGTCCGGCTCGCGCGGCATCGGCGCTTTGTGCGATCCCGACGACCAGCAACGCGAACACCAGCGGGACCACGGTCATGCGGAGTGCATTGAGCCAGAGCGTCGCGATGGGGTTCGCATAGTCGGCGGCCTGCGTTGCCATTGTCGGGTTCAGGTCGGCCCAGCCGATCCCCAGCCCCAGGCCGAGAACGAGCGCGATGAGGATGCGGGTGGCGTTGGACATGGGCAGTTGCTAACCCGCACGCACCCGCTGTCAAAGCGGCAATGACAGTTTTTGACGCGGCGGGGACAGATGGCACGCAAATTCTTTGGCACCGACGGCATCCGCGGACTGACAAATACCGCGCCGATGACGCCCGAAATCGCAATGAAGGTCGGACAGGCGGCCGGCACTTATTTCCTGCGCGGCGACCATCGTCACCGTGTTGTGATCGGCAAAGACACCCGGCTGTCGGGCTATATGGTCGAATCGGCGATGCAGGCGGGTTTCACAAGCGTCGGCATGGACGTCACGCTGGTCGGCCCTCTGCCGACGCCCGCCATCGGCATGTTGACGCAGTCGCTTCGCGCGGACCTTGGGGTGATGATTTCGGCGAGCCATAACGCGTTTCAGGATAACGGTATCAAGCTCTTTGGGCCTGACGGATATAAACTGTCGGATACTGCCGAGGGCGAGATCGAAGCCCTGATCGAGGGCAACGTCGACCTTGCACCGGCTTCCGAAATCGGGCGGGTTCGGCGGATTGACGACGCCAAGGGCCGCTATATTCATTCCGCCAAATCGACTTTCCCCGAACACTTGCGCCTAGACGGCCTGAAGATCGTTATCGATTGCGCCAATGGGGCGGCGTATCAGGTGGCACCGTCCGCGCTGTGGGAACTAGGCGCAGAAATCGTGGCGATAGGCGTCGCGCCCGACGGCAAGAACATCAACAAGGGATGCGGATCGACCGCACCGGCGCTGCTTCAGGAAACCGTGGTTGCCAGCGGCGCGCATATCGGCATTGCGCTCGACGGCGACGCCGACCGGCTGATCGTCGTCGATGAAAAGGGGCAGGTTGTTGATGGCGACCAGTTGATGGCGCTGATCGCGACCAGCTGGGCGCGGAGCGGCATGCTGGCAGGGGGCGGGCTGGTCGCCACCGTCATGTCGAATCTCGGCCTCGAACGGCGGCTGGCGAGCGAGGGGCTGACGCTCGAACGCACGGGCGTGGGCGACCGTTATGTCCTTGAACGGATGCGCACCAAGGGGTTCAACGTCGGCGGCGAGCAATCGGGGCACATCATCCTGTCGGACTATGCCACGACCGGCGACGGACTTGTTGCGGCGCTGCAAATCCTTGCCGAGCTGGTCGCCACAGGCAAGCCAGCCAGCGAACTGCTCCACCTGTTCGACAAAGTGCCGCAGTTACTGAAAAACGTGCGCTTTTCGGGCGGCAAGCCGCTCGATGACGCGCGCGTAAAGGCCGCGATTGCCGAGGCCGAGGCCGAATTTGTCGGGCGCGGACGGCTGGTCATCCGTCCGTCGGGCACCGAACCGCTCATCCGCGTGATGGCCGAAGGGGACGATGAGGCACAGGTGCACCGGCTGGTCGATATGATCTGCGACACGGTGAAGGACGCGGCCTAGTGCTGGAGATGCGCCCCGATTGCGAACGCTGCGGCACCGATTTGCCGCCGTCAGCAGGTGGGGCATTCATTTGCTCGTTCGAATGCACCTTTTGCGCGGATTGTGCCGAAGCGCTCGATGAGCGGTGCCCGAATTGCGGCGGCGAATTGCTCGACAGGCCGACGCGGGCGAAGGCGCTGCTGGACAAGTTTCCGGTATCGGCAGTGCGGAAATTCAAGGGGTGACCCCCCGCATTCTTGTTATCGCCGGGTCGGACAGCGGCGGCGGCGCGGGCATCCAGGCCGATATCAAGACAGTCACGATGCTCGGCGGTTTTGCGATGACCGCCATTACCGCGATCACCGCGCAGAATACGCTCGGCGTTATGGCCGTACACCCTGTGCCGACCGATATGGTTATCGCGCAGATCGATGCCGTGCTCAGCGATATCGGCGCTGACGCAATCAAGATCGGGATGATCGGCAGCGCCGAGACCGCCAATGCGGTCGCCGACCGGCTGGCACATGTCGATCTGCCCATCGTCTTCGATCCGGTCATGATCGCGACCAGCGGGGCGAAGCTGGCCGATGCGGCGACGATCATGGCGTTCCGGCGACTGATGGCGCTTGCCACCGTCACGACGCCTAATATTCCGGAGGCCGAGGCGCTGGGCGGGGCCGAAGCTATCGGACGGCATGGCTGCCATGTCGTGGCAAAAGGCGGCCACGCCGACGGCAAGTGGATTATCGACCGGCTGCTCGCACCTGACGGCAGCGAGGTCACGCGACTTGAAGCCAAGCGCTTCGACACCGACGACACGCACGGTACCGGCTGCACCTTTGCCAGTGCGCTCGCCTACGGGCTGGGCGCGGGCCTGTCGATTGAAGAGGCTTTCGGCCACGCTATCCGCTTCGTGCGCCTCGCTATCCTGTCCGCGCCGGGGCTGGGAGGCGGCGCGGGACCGCTTGGCCACCAGAATGTTACCGATTTCCGCGACGAGGATGCCATTCCCCTGATGTCGCTCAACCAGATTACTGTCGGTGCGCGCGACTATGCGGCTTCCGTCGCCTTTTACGAAAAGCTGGGATTACGCCTGATCGTCGATAGCCCGGATAATGGCTATGCCCGCTTTGAAGCACCAAATGAGGCGACGATGTCGCTGCATGTCGAGGCGGATGCGACACCCGGACCGACGACGGTCTATTTCGAGTGCGTCGGACTCGACGCCCGCGTCGCAGAGTTGAAGCGCGCGGGCTTTAACTTCGACAGCGAGCCTGTCGATCAAAGTTGGCTGTGGCGTGAAGCGTCGCTGCGCGACCCCTTCGGCAATCGTATCATCCTCTACAAAGCGGGCGAGAACCGACTTTATCCGCCTGGCGCGTGAGATGATTGTCGGCGTCGATGAAGCAGGGCGAGGGCCGCTCGCGGGGCCGGTGGTCGCGGCGGCAGTCGTGCTGTGCAAACCGCGTCCGGCGGGACTCGATGATTCGAAGAAACTTTCGGTCAAACGACGGGCCGAACTGGAAGCCGCGATCAAACGGCGGTGTCGATGGGCCGTGGGTGTCGCGGACGTGGAGGAGATCGACCGGCTGAATATCTTCGGCGCGACGATGCTGGCGATGACACGGGCGGTCGCGGCGCTGAATTGTTGCGACGACATTGTCGAAGTGCGGGTGGATGGCAACCTCACGCCTGCGGGCCGCGTCGCGGGCTGGCGCTGGACGGCACGCGCGATCGTCGGCGGGGATGCGATCGAACCGTGCATCTCGGCAGCGAGCATCATCGCCAAGGAACACCGCGACCGGATCATGCGCGCGGCGGCAGTCGCGCACCCGCATTACGGCTGGGCCACCAACATGGGCTATGGCGCGCCCGAACATCTGCGCGGTCTCGCCGAACATGGCCCGACACCGCTCCATCGCCGCAGTTTCGCGCCCGTCGCAAAATATTTTTTGCAGCTGAGTCCTGATGGGCACACCCCCATTAGTTGAGTCCGGATGTGAAGCGAGTCGCTACATATCGACACAGACTCGTTTCGTTCCGTTTGCGATAGACGTCGATCTTCAGACTCTGTGTGAACTTCGCGCTTGACGCGGGACTCGGGCGGACTCACTCATGGCCGCCAATCGGGGGGTGATCGATGGGGGTTCTGACACGTCTGAAGGCTGCGGCACCGCTCGCCGAGCTGCCGCTCGACAGCATCCTGATGGACGACTGCATCGCGGCAATGGCCTCGCTGCCCGATGCCTGCGTCGACATGATCTTCGCCGATCCGCCCTATAATCTCCAGCTTGGCGGCGACCTGTTCCGGCCCGAGGGCGGCCGCGTCGATGCGGTCGACAACGACTGGGACAAGTTCGAGACCTTTGCCGCTTACGATGCCTTCACCGCTGCCTGGCTCGCCGAAGCGCGACGCATCCTGAAGCCCGATGGCACGCTGTGGGTGATCGGCAGCTACCACAACATCTTCCGCGTCGGTGCGAAGGTGCAGGATCAGGGCTACTGGATCCTCAACGATATCGTCTGGCGCAAGGCCAACCCGATGCCCAATTTCAAGGGTACGCGCTTCACCAACGCGCATGAAACGCTGATCTGGGCGGCGAAGAGCGAAAAGTCGCGCTACACCTTCAACTATCGCGCGATGAAGACGCTCAACGACGAATTGCAGATGCGCAGCGACTGGAGCCTGCCGATCTGCGGCGGCCCCGAACGCATCAAGCGCGACGGGACGAAAGCGCACCCGACGCAAAAGCCCGAGGCGCTGCTGTATCGCGTGCTGCTTGCCGCGACCAAGCCGGGCGACGTGGTGCTCGACCCGTTCTTCGGCACTGGCACGACCGGCGCGGTCGCCAAGCGGCTCGGACGGCGGTTCATCGGCATCGAGCGCGACGCGACGTATTGCGATGTAGCACGCGAGCGGATCGCGGCGGCGCTGCCGCTCGACGAGAGCGCGGTGACGACGATGATGGCCCCGACGGCGGCGACGCGCGTGGCGTTCGGGACGCTGGTCGAAACCGGATTGCTGGCCGCCGGGAGCGAGGTGTTCGACACCAGGCGGCGCTGGGTCGCGACGGTGCGCGCCGACGGGTCGCTGCTGTGCGGGACGGTCGCGGGTACGATCCACAAGCTGGGCGCGGCATTACAGGGCGCGCCGTCGTGCAATGGCTGGACCTTCTGGCACACCGAAATCGCAGGCGAGATCAAGCCGATCGACGCGCTGCGCCAGACCTATTTGTTGAGTACCGAACCCTAAGCGGGAGAACGACAATGCTGAACACCAACATTGCGCTGTTTCTGGGCCTCGCGGTCTTTGGCGTCTCAACGTCATCGGGGCCCGAAGCGGCACCAACGCGCTACAACGTCGAAATGACCGTCAGCGACCGTGGCGAAGTGATCGCGTCGCCGCGTCTCGTCACCACGGCGGGCGAACCCGCGCGGATGAAATTCGATGGCAAGGACGGCAGCCGGATCGACATGTCGTTGACGGCGTCACCGGCCGCACCGGGCAAGATCGCGGTCCGCTCCGACATCGTCACTACGGCGGCGAACGGCGTTGCCCGCAAATCGTCGCCGATGCTTGTGGTCGCCGAGGGCGAGCTGGGCACGATCGAATATGGATCGGTCTACGAGGGCAAAGGCGCGCCCGTGCGCGACCTGAAGCGCATCCAGTTCCGCGTCCGGGCGCTGGTAGACGGCGCTTAGCGGCATTCGGGCTATCGGCGCGGCTGGTCCTCGCCTAATCGGATGTCATGACCATTCATCAGCTGATCTACATGTCCGAACCGTTCGGCTTCGACGACGGGATCCTCAATGGCATCCTGTCGATCTCTCGCCGCAATAATCCGCGCGACGGTGTCACGGGGGCGCTGATCGTGCGGCGTGATATCTATCTGCAATTGCTTGAGGGGCCGGAGGCGGCGGTCGAGGCGGCGTTTGGGCGGATCAGCGGCGACGACCGGCATCTGGCGGTTCACCGGCTGTGCTCGGGCGCGGTCGCCGCGCGCCTGTTCCCCGACTGGGCGATGCGCGATGACCCTGCGCGGTCGTGGCTGTGGAGCGAGGCGCAGGTCGGCGCAGGTGCCGTGCAGGCGGCCAGCGCTACAGAAGTGCGCGGCGTGTTCGAACGCGTCGCGCGCGAGACGGTCTGACGATGGCTCTCTACCTCCGGCCCACCGCGTTCATCGATTCACCGGTCGGATTCGACGGCCAGTTCATGCGGCTGGCGGGCGGGATGTCGTTCTTTTCGGCGTTCGAAGCTATCACGGTCGAGGGCGGCGCGCGGGTGTCGAAGCGGCTGGTGCCCGTCGGCGAGATCGACGCGGTCGTGGCGGGCGATGGAGCCGCCGCTGCAACGCTTTCCCGCCTGACCAGCCCGCGTGCGCCGCTTGTCCTTGGCGAGCGCACGATCCGTCTCGACCAGCCCCAGGTCATGGGGATTCTCAACATGACGCCCGACAGCTTTTCAGATGGCGGCAAGCATCTGGGCGATGCCGAGGCGGCGGCAAGCGCAGGGGTCGCGATGGCAGCGGCGGGGGCGGCCCTTGTCGACGTCGGCGGTGAGTCGACCCGACCGGGCGCGAAGGACGTGTGGGAAGGCGACGAGATCGCGCGCACCGTGCCGGTGATCGAGCGGCTGGCACGCGCGGGTGTCGCGGTCAGCATCGACACCCGCAAGGCCGCTGTGATGAGCGCGGCGTTGGCGGCAGGGGCGGCGCTGGTGAACGACGTGTCGGCGCTGGGCCATGACGCCCAGGCGCTGGCGCTGATGGCCGGGGCGACCTGTCCCGTCGTCATCATGCACTGGCCCGACACCAAGACGCACGAGGGCGCGTACCGCGATCCGCTGATCGAAACCTATGACTGGCTGGCCGATCGCATCTTGGCGCTCGAAGCGGCCGGTATCGTGCGCAGCCGGTTGATCGTCGATCCCGGCATCGGCTTCGGAAAGGGTGTCGCGGAAAACCTGGCGCTACTCAACGGCCTGTCGCTGTTTCACGGCCTCGGCTGTCCGCTGCTGGTGGGGGCAAGCCGCAAACGCTTCATCGGCGCGCTGGCAGGCGAAGCGCCGGTCGAGGCGCGGCTGGCAGGGAGTCTGGCCGTCGCCCTTAAAGCTGCCGAACAAGGCGCGCAGATCGTGCGGGTGCACGATGTGGCGGAAACTGTACAGGCGCTAAGGGTGTGGCGGGGGATGCGCGATCAGGGGCTGAGTGGGTGACGGAGGGGCTTCGACAAGCTCAGCCAAGTCGGGTGTAGAATGATCGTCAAACCGACTTGGCTGAGCTTGTCGAAGCCTCTTCTGTAGGCCCGAACGAGCGATTTTACGCCGCGTCCTGAATCCCCAGTTCCGCCAGCTTGCGGTAAAGCGTGGACCGCCCGATCCCCAGCCGCCGTGCGACTTCGGTCATGCGCCCCCTGTAGTG
Protein-coding regions in this window:
- a CDS encoding NnrU family protein is translated as MPQLITALALFVGTHFAMSHPLRAPLVVRLGTAGFQLLYTFVSFATLGAAVVAFRSVPVGEPLWAVGDGLWAVSTVVMLAASILLLGSFVRNPALPAPGAKELAAQPARGVFAITRHPMMWSFALWSLSHVLIAPRPPVIVLCAFVAFLALVGAAGQDHKKAALMGDAWRDWESRTSYWPFGGQISGRIPWGAATPGMHALGGGLVVWLLATWAHPLAGADMSAGIWRWF
- a CDS encoding dicarboxylate/amino acid:cation symporter, producing the protein MSNATRILIALVLGLGLGIGWADLNPTMATQAADYANPIATLWLNALRMTVVPLVFALLVVGIAQSADAARAGRLTARAMIWFVAILWITTIAAALAVPAFLDLWPLSAGAGESLKSALTGTPPPGPVVGIGEFVQSLIPSNPIAAAANDAILPLVVFAAFFAFATLRLPPESRERIVGFMSAVSDAMLVIIGWVLAVAPAGVFLLAFIVGARTGAAAVGAFLHYMLTVSAMGFAVLVSAYFVAVLGARLSLARFAKAASGPQAVAISTQSSLASLPAMLAASKELGVRDGVADVVLPLAVAIFRATSPSMNLAVALYVAHWYGIPVPPAALAAGVAVSAITTMGSVSLPGTLTFFLNIAPVALALGVPIEPLALLVAVETIPDIFRTVGNVTMDVAVTAAVARRVGESEPAPNPG
- the glmM gene encoding phosphoglucosamine mutase, whose amino-acid sequence is MARKFFGTDGIRGLTNTAPMTPEIAMKVGQAAGTYFLRGDHRHRVVIGKDTRLSGYMVESAMQAGFTSVGMDVTLVGPLPTPAIGMLTQSLRADLGVMISASHNAFQDNGIKLFGPDGYKLSDTAEGEIEALIEGNVDLAPASEIGRVRRIDDAKGRYIHSAKSTFPEHLRLDGLKIVIDCANGAAYQVAPSALWELGAEIVAIGVAPDGKNINKGCGSTAPALLQETVVASGAHIGIALDGDADRLIVVDEKGQVVDGDQLMALIATSWARSGMLAGGGLVATVMSNLGLERRLASEGLTLERTGVGDRYVLERMRTKGFNVGGEQSGHIILSDYATTGDGLVAALQILAELVATGKPASELLHLFDKVPQLLKNVRFSGGKPLDDARVKAAIAEAEAEFVGRGRLVIRPSGTEPLIRVMAEGDDEAQVHRLVDMICDTVKDAA
- a CDS encoding DUF1272 domain-containing protein, with the protein product MLEMRPDCERCGTDLPPSAGGAFICSFECTFCADCAEALDERCPNCGGELLDRPTRAKALLDKFPVSAVRKFKG
- the thiD gene encoding bifunctional hydroxymethylpyrimidine kinase/phosphomethylpyrimidine kinase — translated: MTPRILVIAGSDSGGGAGIQADIKTVTMLGGFAMTAITAITAQNTLGVMAVHPVPTDMVIAQIDAVLSDIGADAIKIGMIGSAETANAVADRLAHVDLPIVFDPVMIATSGAKLADAATIMAFRRLMALATVTTPNIPEAEALGGAEAIGRHGCHVVAKGGHADGKWIIDRLLAPDGSEVTRLEAKRFDTDDTHGTGCTFASALAYGLGAGLSIEEAFGHAIRFVRLAILSAPGLGGGAGPLGHQNVTDFRDEDAIPLMSLNQITVGARDYAASVAFYEKLGLRLIVDSPDNGYARFEAPNEATMSLHVEADATPGPTTVYFECVGLDARVAELKRAGFNFDSEPVDQSWLWREASLRDPFGNRIILYKAGENRLYPPGA
- a CDS encoding ribonuclease HII produces the protein MIVGVDEAGRGPLAGPVVAAAVVLCKPRPAGLDDSKKLSVKRRAELEAAIKRRCRWAVGVADVEEIDRLNIFGATMLAMTRAVAALNCCDDIVEVRVDGNLTPAGRVAGWRWTARAIVGGDAIEPCISAASIIAKEHRDRIMRAAAVAHPHYGWATNMGYGAPEHLRGLAEHGPTPLHRRSFAPVAKYFLQLSPDGHTPIS
- a CDS encoding site-specific DNA-methyltransferase is translated as MGVLTRLKAAAPLAELPLDSILMDDCIAAMASLPDACVDMIFADPPYNLQLGGDLFRPEGGRVDAVDNDWDKFETFAAYDAFTAAWLAEARRILKPDGTLWVIGSYHNIFRVGAKVQDQGYWILNDIVWRKANPMPNFKGTRFTNAHETLIWAAKSEKSRYTFNYRAMKTLNDELQMRSDWSLPICGGPERIKRDGTKAHPTQKPEALLYRVLLAATKPGDVVLDPFFGTGTTGAVAKRLGRRFIGIERDATYCDVARERIAAALPLDESAVTTMMAPTAATRVAFGTLVETGLLAAGSEVFDTRRRWVATVRADGSLLCGTVAGTIHKLGAALQGAPSCNGWTFWHTEIAGEIKPIDALRQTYLLSTEP
- a CDS encoding BLUF domain-containing protein, with protein sequence MTIHQLIYMSEPFGFDDGILNGILSISRRNNPRDGVTGALIVRRDIYLQLLEGPEAAVEAAFGRISGDDRHLAVHRLCSGAVAARLFPDWAMRDDPARSWLWSEAQVGAGAVQAASATEVRGVFERVARETV
- the folP gene encoding dihydropteroate synthase, with protein sequence MALYLRPTAFIDSPVGFDGQFMRLAGGMSFFSAFEAITVEGGARVSKRLVPVGEIDAVVAGDGAAAATLSRLTSPRAPLVLGERTIRLDQPQVMGILNMTPDSFSDGGKHLGDAEAAASAGVAMAAAGAALVDVGGESTRPGAKDVWEGDEIARTVPVIERLARAGVAVSIDTRKAAVMSAALAAGAALVNDVSALGHDAQALALMAGATCPVVIMHWPDTKTHEGAYRDPLIETYDWLADRILALEAAGIVRSRLIVDPGIGFGKGVAENLALLNGLSLFHGLGCPLLVGASRKRFIGALAGEAPVEARLAGSLAVALKAAEQGAQIVRVHDVAETVQALRVWRGMRDQGLSG